A segment of the Hemitrygon akajei chromosome 10, sHemAka1.3, whole genome shotgun sequence genome:
GCTTTTCTCTACCAGTGTTGGAAATAATAACTTGTCTGTTTTGTGCGGAGATATTGACAGATCTACTCAattttttcagtattttctctttttgtttaggatttccagcatttacagatttGTTCATTCTAATTCACTTATTCATTAAAATTGACTTTTTCAATAACCTCTAAAATGTCAGGAAATAGCTAAGTGGTTTATCTCTTACCCTTCATATTTAACTTTGCCTCAAGTCCCTGattctgctgctgctgtgagaatAGCTGTATAAATGGTTTCCAAAGATAAATTCTGGAATTACAAAACACCTAGTTAACCCCCATTTATGTTTTCAGGAGTTCACTGTCTCTTCCTCATTTAGTGACCATGCTTGTAGTTCCATTACAATATAAAATTTGGCTGTAAAATGTTCTCATAAGCCACAAAGctttgtagaacatagaacagtacagcatagaaataggcccttcagcctacaatgtctgTACTAAATTTATTGCCAATCTAAACTAATTCAATCTGCCTGCAGAAGGTCTATATGCCTCTATTACCTGCCAATTCATGTGGCTTTTTAAATAgctcttaaatgttgttattatTTTGCTTCTATCACTTACTAGGCACCTACCACTcgctttgtaaattttctttaaaCCTCCCCCCCATCTTAAAACTATGTTAGAagcatttgacatttctactctggggggtgggggagaagttACCATCTACCCTGTTCAACTCATAATTTAAATAGTAgttctatcaagttgcctctctaCCTCTGAAACTCCAGCGAAAACAATATGAGTTCCCAGTCTCCCTTTACTGGTATAGCTAAATTCCATAATCCAAGCaacatctcttctgcaccctctatctttcctgtaatgctgtgaccagaactgcatgcagtactcctaAATATGGCCTAATCAAGGTTTATACAGCAGCAGCATGACTTCCTGACCTAATGAATGCTCCAGCTGATGAAGTTCAGTATGCTGTGGACCCCTGTACCAAATGATGGCTTCAAGGAGTAATATCTATATTTGTAAACAGGCCATTCGTTTATTTCTGGATGGCAATATTTACTTTATTGTATATgtccttttttttatataggttGTCTTTTCTTCTTGGGTCTTGGAATTTTTTACATGTTCAGGCCGAACATATCATTTGTGGCCCCGGTGCAAGAGAAAGTTGTATTTGGGGCATTTTTCCTCGGGGCCATTCTCTGCCTGTGTTTCTCTTGGTTGTTTCATACATTCTACTGCCATTCAGAAAATGTTTCACGTGTATTTTCCAAGTAAGTAaccatttattttaaaaaaaaagtaaactgATAACCtgttgtcctgacgaagggtctcggtccgaaacgtcgacagcacttctccctatagatgctgcctagcctgctgtgttccaccagcattttgtgtgtgttgttgataaCCTGTTAATTGATTTTAattataaacatgagattctgtagatgATTTTTCTGTTTAGAATGTGGTTTAGTCTATGTATTATGAACCTGTTAACCATATCTTTTGTTTTCTGTAATTAACCTTAAATTGTCATCTGAATGTCTGTTTCATGACTGGCAACTTCTACAGTGATCTGACTTTCCCTTGTTTAAGCAAACATTAGCTAGATACTAATCACTATGATTTGCATTTGATCAGGTTTGGCAGTCAaaatttctttttcaatctttttattaatatcaacattgtAAGATTGAATCATAGTTATTGGGATTACAGAATTACAAAATCTAAAGTGAGCACAAAAGGATACATAAACAATAAATACAAtgtagttaagtcttcccaaatcatacaAGATAGGGTATCAGTCAAAATTTGATATCCCTGAATTAGGTATTCAGTAATGCTGAGGAATTGTGTTTGTGTTCTTTCAGTGTAGTATTCCAGTATTAACTTTGAAGTATTTATGTTGCTTGTTATGAAAATACTGCTTATAGTAATCCAATAATTGGGTGTATAAGCCCAGTAAATTTTGAGTTACAGTTTTCACTTGCACTTATTTAGCTGTATGATTGAGATGTATTTAGAATGGTATTAATCCAAAGACCTTGCCCAAAAATAAAatgtgttgcttttttttttgctgctattGCTGCATGATCTTCCCTCTCGGAAATGTATCTGAAAAGTTTTACTGACCGGGGCCCTCATATTTATTTACATCTTAACCCGCAGCATTATCCCTTAGGcaatggtcagcatggtttccttaaggggaaaatcTTACttaataaatctgttggaattctttgaggaagtaacaggcagggtaACCAAAGAAAAGCCaatggatattgtgtacttggaatttcagaaggttttgacaaggtgtagcacatgaggctgcttaacaagataagagtgcaTGGTATTACAGCAAACGTAGAataagaacataaggaataggagcaggagtaggccatctggcccattgagcctgccccgccattcaataagatcatggctgatctgtctgtaaactgagttccatctacctgccttttccccacaacccttaattcccctactatgtaaaaacctatttaactgtttcttaaatatatttagtgagggaGTCTCAACTGCTTCCCCGggctttcaccatttaaataataatctgctcttctattattccttccaaagtggatgatctcgcatttaccaacattgtattccatctgccagaccttggacTACTCACTTAGCCTTTCTATATCCCTCTGAAGACTCTCctcatcctctgtacaatttgcttttccacttagtttagtgtcatcagcaaatcttgctatgctacactcagtcccctcttccaaatcatcaatgtaaatggtaaacagctgtgggcccagcaccgactcctgcggcaccccactcaccactgactgccaaccggagaaacccccatttataccaactctctgccttctatcagtTAACCAATACATTTCCTCCGACGCCATGCATCCGTATTTTATTTATAaatctcttgtgcggcaccttatcgaacgctttctggaaatccaagtatacggcatccacctgttcccctctatccactgcacacattatgtcctcaaagaactccagtaagtttgtcaaacaggacctgccctttctgaatccatgctgcgtctctcTAATGCAACCAcccctttctaaatgtttcgctatttctttgttaatgacagcttcatgcattttcctgactacagatgttaagctaactggcctatagttgcctgtcttttgcctacatcctttttaaaaaagtggcatgatatttgctgtcttccaatccgccgggacctgcccggagtctagagagttttgataaatgattaccaacgcgtctactataacctctgccaattccttcagcatcctgggatgcatcccatcaggatcaGGGGACCTaactaccttcaggccctctagtttgctcatcactatctctttagtgacagtgattttatcaaggtcctcacctcccatttcgttcataacatccttctttggcatattagacgtgtcctccaccaagAAGGCCGACACAAAATAgctgttcaatgcctcagccatttctttatcacccaatatcaatttccccttctcatcttccaagggacctatgttgacttttgccaccctcttctgctttatacatttataaaaacttttgttatttttttaattttgtgctaatttactttcatactctatcttatttcttgtttagttgttctctgttgctttttaaagttttcccaatcctccagtctcccactagtctttgcgactttgtacatgagtttataatttgatactatcttttatttccttagttatccaagaatggatagaagattggctgattgacagaaagcaaaattgggaataaaggggccttttatggctggctgctagtgactagtgatgttccacaggattCTGTGTTGGGTCCGGTACTtatcacattatatgttaatgatatggatgacagaattaatggcaCAAGTTTTTGGATGGtacgatgataggtggaggggcagatagtattGAAGAAGCACAAAGTCTGAAGAAGGAcaaggacttggacaatggacaaggaagtgacagatggaatacagtgtagggaattgTGTAGTCATACatgttggtagaaggaataaagacattttCTAAGTGTgaagtgaattcagaaattggaggtgaaaACACTTGGGAGTTGGTagcaaggaaggtaaatgcaatgatgGCATTCATTTAAGAGGACTGGAGTGTAaaaggatgttatgctgaggctttataagatgtTGGTCataccacatttggagtattgtgagcatatccaaggaaagatgtgctagcatttgagagggcccagaggaggtttacaagaaggATTCTGGGAATTAAAAGTTGCCATATAGGAATATTTGAtgcctctgagcctgtacttactggagtttagaagaatttggGGGAGGAGCGTGagggagtctcattgaaacccaatgaatattgaaaggcctaggtagagtgacatgtttcctataggggaAGAGTCTATAATCAGAGGGTATCGccccagaatagaaggatatctgtggaggtcaagtcattgtgtataaagtggaggttggtaggttcttgattagttagggtgtcaaacAATACAAAGGGGGGGGGAAGCAGTTGAATGTgaagaagagggaaaataaatcgaccatgattgaatggtggagtagactctggccaaatggcttaattatgCTCCTGTATTATGGTCTATTGTTCCTTATTAGAAAATGCAAAGGGCGGTAAAAATGTAAATTACATAAGCATTCTGTAAAAGTCCACGTTCAGATCTTCAGCTAGTTACATTCTGATTTTTTTCCAAGTGTTTGTTAAACATCAGGTTCAACTAGGCAGGTATAATTTCCTTAATACCATGTTGGAAACCCTCTGCAAGTAAGGTAGCACCTCTGGAAGGAAGAGAAACCATTTTGAATCAGTTTTCGATTTTGGCTTCCAGACCTGTTGTCTGTATTatggggaaggtgggggaagAAAGCAAATTAATTTTCAGtacagacatgttggagtgggggGGCGGGGTATGTCTCAGAAAGGCTGACACCAGATGAGTAAAATATAGCAGTTAGAAGCAAATTGTGCTGCTTTGCCTGTATAATGTGACTTTAATAACAAGGCTGTGGGACATGCCCAGCAGGACAGATGTTTCTACTGGGgggaataataataaacaaaactgaTCCAAATTAATTCTAGGTTGTATGCTGCAGATCAACCTTGCTGCTAACTCATTATGCTCAGTGTTAATTCAATCTGGAGAACTAATAatattttaagtatatttgtataTTAAAGGGAAAAACCAATGGGAGTGAAACAGACATGACATCAGCATCTTGTAATCATTTTGCCGTTTTTGTGGGAATTGTGAGCCATGCTTAAGTATCCAGtttgaaaacatttaaaattGCTCCAATAAATTAAGTTAGCCGTAGGAACCAAATCTGAATAAATATTTACTACAAAATATAATGGTTGGATataatgattttattttttatgtgAATAAATTTTATGTTTCTGTCCATATTATGGATTTACAATATTGCAATACTGTAATGGGAATTTTGGATTGCTATAATAAACCTTAATGTTATCTTTGTGTTTCCTCAGGTTGGACTATTCTGGCATAGCACTTCTAATAATGGGTAGCTTTGTGCCCTGGTTGTATTACTCCTTCTATTGTAATCCCCAGCCGTGTTTCATTTACTTGCTTGTTGTCTGTGTACTTGGTATCACAGCAATTATAGTTTCCCAGTGGGACTATTTTGCAACACCACAGTACCGAGGTGTACGAGCTGGTAAGTTAATTGGAGCTTCCAACCTTGTTTTTTATATTTCTTGTTGATGTATACTTGAGGGTACATAACTTCACATAATCTGTTATCATCAAGAAAGTATACTCAGGTTTCTGTGAGTCTTATTGGTTTCTTTAACATACCATGGAGTAAGACAGTCTATAagaatttgatttttttaatgtatggTGCACACTTGAATAAATGATTGTGATGTAACAGAGTGAAAATGGATAATGCTCAGCAAATAAACCAGTATCTGGAGAGTAAAACTATTTGTTTCGAGTCAGTGATATTTAAGCAATGCAGATGAAGGGTTATTGACctaaattatttctttattttggaTTCTTAGCATCTTCAAATATTTTGCTGTTCAGTTAATGTAACAGAGTCCTTTATAGTTTTTGAATTGTGGAAAATCTACACAGGAGGTGAtttggcctgtttctttgctggttCTTGCTATCACCATCCAGAGCTGGTTACATAGCCCTGCAGGTCACAGCTCAAGAACACATCCCAGTATTTTTAAATGTTTACGAAATTCTGCATCTACAACTCTTTCAGACATTGAGTTATAGGCACCCATGGTTCTTTggatgaaactttaaaaaatgaTCTCATCTCCATTCCTTTTCCAAATTACATCTGAATTACCTCTAAATCTTGCTTCTATCCTGTATAGTATTCTTTTATCGAGTATATGTTATTCTGGAACTAAGAAATATGGATGACCTAAACATTTGACTGTATCTTGCTACACACCAGTATTATGAATTCTTATTTTATCACTGTTACTGACGCCCGGAGTAATAGTGCAGTGACATTTCCAAGATTTTTTACATTTCATTGCTATGCTTTATTCATCCATTAGGAAAAATCCAGAGGTATGACTGAGTAGATCGAGCCTGTACTCTCTGGCTTCTATTAGAATGACTGTTAGCTTGTTGATATGTGCAAGATCCTAAGGGAGCAAACGAAGGAGCCATTGAGGATTTTTACTTAGTTAGAGGAATATGGAGCCATGGGGAAAAGCTTCAGTGGAAAGGGATTCCATTCTAAATGTAGTTGTTTTCCCTTAGAGAGTTGTAAAACTTATCCCAGAGAAAGGCATAGGCCACGTTAGTAATTACACTGAAGGCTGACTTAGAGTTTTTGACCTGAAGAGAGTTAGAAGTTTACGAATGAAGCAGTAAAGTATAGATAAGACCATAATCTTAAAGGCCTTCGtacctactcctatttcttatttgtGTCATTGGCACATTTTGATATGACTCTGCTGTCATTATTAAAATCATTACTGAATAGCAAAGGCTCCAGCTGATCTTTTGTAGGTCACAACTGTTCACTTTCTTGCATTTCATATATTGCTGTACTCTACCAGTCTCCTAACTAGGTCAATAATTTCACTTCATTTCCATGAGGTTGCCAATATGAATATTTTGAGGGGGCAAACTAGAGTCTAGATTGAGTTAACAAtcacattttaaaaattattacctCTAATTGTTAAGTTTCTGTTCCTTTCCTGACACACCCCGGCATGATTAGTTTTGTTTCTGTATTATGAAATGTCACAAGATCATAGCTTGTATTCACAGTCAcattgaatgcattacttaaatGAAAAAACTTGTTCTACGTAGGATGTAAGATGCATATCTGTATGTAGGACACGGAGACAAAAAGACATGGCTGTAAGATCAATCAAGTTTTGATGTTTGGACCAATCTGTTAACAAGTCTGAGTTGTCTGTAGTAATTTAAAATTCTGTaccactatttttttttaaatactagAGATGGTACTTTAAATGGAATAATTCTTCTGAAATAGATGCTATGCATCTGATATTAGAGGTGAATTCTTAAATAGTGAACTGCTGATGTTCAAGAAAACTATTTTTACTTGATAATTTTGCATTTTAGGTGTGACTCATTGTCTGCCATTCATTTATTTCTAGGAGTTTTTGTGGGATTAGGGCTGAGTGGAGTTGTGCCTACCCTGCACTTTATGATATCAGAAGGATTTTTCAGGGCTGCTACTATTGGACAGATTGGCTGGTTGTTCTTAATGGCAGCATTGTATATCACAGGAGCTGCCTTATATGCTGCCCGTATACCTGAGCGTTTCTTCCCTGGAAAGTGTGACATTTGGGTGAGTAATCAGTGGCCTTTTTCATTTCAAACATTGTAATTGCTTAGGACATTGGCAAACTTGCTACTTTAATATCAAGGGATAGCTATTGTACAGAAAATCGTACAAATCTAGAGTAAACTGAAATGTACTGTTTAGATATGCCAAGAGTGTACTCAgaaattatgtatctgaaaaaaaattcAGTGCTATAAATTGTTGTGCAACTAGATCAGATGAAAGCATTGACATTTGTAACGATGACTCTTGTTTTTTGTTTTTACAGTTTCACTCTCATCAGCTGTTCCATGTTCTGGTAGTTGCTGGTGCATTTGTTCACTTTCATGGAGTCTCAAACCTTCAGGAGTTTCGACATGGTGTTGGTGGTGGATGCACTGATAATGACTTGCTATGAAACTAATCTCCAATTAGGTGCACAGTGGAACTTTGATCAATGTTATAGGAATTGGCGATGGAATAACTGAAAGATCAAAATTCTTACCACAGTTTAATTTGGTTGAATCAGTCCAATATTGTGTGTTTCATGACTAGTGATCAATTTTCTTACCTGTTTGGATGATCCAAGTACAACTAGAAACTAATGGTAACCTGATGAACACAAGTGGATGGGAAACCAAATAACGTTGGGAATACAGGACCAGCTGCATCAGAACGTTTTCTGTGGTGAATGTGGGTTTTCAAAGAAGGTGTTCTTATAAGGAAGCAAAAGCCCACAACATGAGATGTGACCAATGCAATTAGCAACTAGTCGTCAAATCCCAATTTAAAAAAtgtaaattataaattataatttaGTATGTAATTTACATAATTGCTGAAGCAAAGTTCTGCTTTAACTGAATACCATATTTATTTCTATGAAAAGTATAAAAagaggaaaatttgaagttagtaCTTCTTAGCAGAGTCTGGCTGCTTATAACAAAAGAAAGTTCTTGTAAATAAGATTTCTAACTTTCAGTTAATTAGAAAATTTATATAATAAAACTTTTGTACAGTAAACATTTGCAAGAGTACCACACACTGTTAACTACATTGCACAAATATTGGTAGACATCAGGTAGTGGAAAGATGCCAGTATAAGAAGCAATGCAAAAAGCCACCTTTGTGATGGCTTGCCCACTAAGTCTGCTGTGAGGCCTGATAATTTTAATTTTCTATTCTGCCGTATGCTATGTTAATAGATAGCATTGATCAGTGAGATCGAAGAGAAGTGTGTACAAATTTCTATTGATTGTGCACCCACCTCAACTTGTAAGGAATCACAtgcatatttatatatatatacttgtTTTATATACATATTCATGCATATATatgaataattttatttttactgtTGTGATGTTCTGTGCATGGGATGGGGAAGTGGGTCTTGCCACTACATTTGTTGGTTAGTTTGTAAATGGTTGATGTAATGTGATATAACTGATCTGTTGCAGTTTGCTTTCAGGTTCAGTTAGAGTTGGCTCATCAGCTTTAAGACATTTTCAGTTTACTTTGTCACTCTGGATATTTCAGCAAACTAAGGAAAAGAAATAGGTTTCCTTTATTGTTGAAGGCTTATGGTTCAAAATAGCTTTTTCTCCAATTCTCTGAGCACCTTGAGACAGTAGTAAGGAAACTTTGCAATCAGATTTCTATTTAATGTACATGTTTTGAACTTATTTGAATAATTTGATTCTGTCCAGTTTAAAGCTTTAGTTAATTCACTCTGCACTCCTCATTTGATGTTGGATATTACAGCTCCTGTTATTTTAGCCAACTGTAATAATGCTTGAATACATTTTGTTTATGGTTGGAAGCTTTGTATGGAAATCGTGTTGAAAATGTTTACAGTTGTCTCATGAAGGACAGTAGAATTAACAGAACTGCATGTGATTAATGCTCACTAGGATGCTGGTTCACCATGAATAATGTTGTTCCTTCCACCACTCCTGCATATAATCACAAACTTTtgaattttttgtttttatattggCTCAACAGAATGGAGTGGTAACTGGACAATGAAAGTGAATATCTTCTCATTCAAAAGTTTTTGTCTGCTTCACATGAAGTAATATTGACTGGAGATGTGAAGAAACATGCCAAACTAGCTGTAGGGATGTATTATGGGCAAAGGTGAAGAAAGGAAAGAGTACAAAAAACGGAAATACAGCGTTAGCTGGGTAGTTCAAGCAAAATTATGTCAATCTTGAAGTATACTTACTTACATATGTGCTCATGAAGAATCCCGTTGTGCTCTTTTGTTAAAATGTAACACCAATATTAATATTTAATTACAGCCACTTAAAAAAGAGCGCAGCATTCTGTCCCACCCTTTACTTAGAGTAGGTGCTGGTAAAATTAGAAAACAAAAGGCAGCTGTGGATTCCATTCTTGATAAGAGCAAGGCTACTATGAATTGAAGTGCTTCATGCAATGTAAGAAATTTAAACTGAATAATGTGATACCTTTAATGTTTTCAAGATTCCCTGGCCTGTGCATCAAAAACAATAACAATTTGCCCTCCAGAATTATCTCAATTAATTTTGAATGATCAGAATTAGTGTGCTGATATGTTGCCACACCACGTACTAGAGCAGACATGAATGATAGAAGTTTTTCAGGATTCCAATTTCTTTTTTGTTCAGCTGACATCAGTGGAAATTAATTGATATCCTCAAAATGAGAAACCATTGAAATACAAAGACCTGCTGTACTTTGTTAACTTGTATAATGTACACAGCATTTGTGCATAGCTTGGTCAAGATTTCTCAAGAGTTTGCCCAATGCCTTATTGAGATCTGTGTTTTGCTTGTTTTGAGGAGTGTTTTATAGTCAATAATACTTCATTTCCAGATGAATGGAGGCCTTGTTTATTTTCCACTGCTTTAATTTGAGTGTCTCTGGATTAAGTATATATTGGCTAAGGGTGCATAATTGGATTTTTACTTGATGTAAGATTTCAACcaataaaaaataatttttgGTCTAGTTTTGCAAAGGCAGTTTGATTTGATAACTACCAACATCAGTATGTCTAATAATTATTGGACTTATAATTAACCTGGCTTTTCACCTcccatctctctttctccctccagATTCCTAGGTATCTAGCTGAGACTTGACAGTCTCTTCAAATAACCATTAGACTAGACATGATGATCAGAATTGGGAATGTGAAGAAAGTGGTTGTTTTTCAACTTGATGAAAACACCTCCTCTCTGGTGCTATTCCAAGAAATTTCTGCACTGCTGCACACATGTAATTATAGGCAAATGTAATGAGTCTGAATTTAAGAAGATATGAAATAATGTTCTAGATATGAAGTAATGTTACATTTCTTGCATTTTCATGGCTAGTTATCaaaatgcatcaatatgttggtatAGGAATATTCAAGAATTCCTTTGGATAAGTTTAACTTCAACAGATGCATTTTCAGGCCTCAGACTGCTGAGAGCTAAAACATTGAACATACCAATTTGACCATCCCACAGACCCACTCGTATTCATTGTCTATTCCTTACTTGTCCGAATgaattttaaatgttgtaattatatctgcctccactgccACTTCTGTCAGCTCTTTGCAAATATTCACCATCATGTGTAGAAAATCTTAACCCTCAGATCTCACTTTGATttctcccctttcaccttaaatgtgtgccctcttgttctaggcTCCCTTGATCTTACCGAAAAAAGCTCACTGATTGTCCTGCAAAGTTATCCCCTCAGGCTTCTACATTCCTGTGCGAGTAAACCCAACCTCTCCAATGTCTCCTTTTATGCATTCacatcctgatgaatctgttTTGCATGCTCTCAGTTGCTACCACATTTTGTGCTTTAGGGTCCTTCTGTACCTTAACACTCCTAAGGTCCCTGTCATTTCCTGGCTGTATTACCAGAATTTACgcaaaatgcattacctcactCTGTctagattaaactccatttgctacCACTCTGCCTAACTTTCCAACTGATCTATGTCTTGCTGTATCCTTAAACATCCTTTTTTTTTCCTGCTCTGGGGCTCTTTCAATTTTCTTGTCCTCTGCAATCTTACTAATCAGACCACTTACATTCATATCCAAGTGATTACAAATGtcagaggtcccagtactgatctcaTTACAGACTTACACTCAGAAAAATATGCCTATCCACCTGTATCCTGCGTCTTCTAtaaccaagccaattttgaatccagttcATGTTGCCCCAGATCTCTTGTGCGTTACTCTTGATCagccatgtgggaccttatcaaaagtcTAACTGAAGTacatattaaccatttccaccacATTGCCTTAATTGTTTTTTTTGAAGAAAAAGATAAGATCAGTCAAATTTGTGGGACATGATCTCCTCTGCACAAAACAGTGCTGACTTCTAATGCTGTCTTTCCATGTGAACATAAGTCCCGTTATTGTGGTATCTTCAACAGCTTCTCTGCCACCACCGGCCTGTAGTTTTCAGGCTTGTCCTCATTTCCCCTTTTGGATAAACAGACTACATTAGCTATCCACCAGTCTTCTGATGCCTCACAAAAACGTAAAATAATCTTTTCCTGTGTTTTCCTTATCATTCTAGGATAGATCTCATAAGGTTCTGGTGACTTATGTGTCCTAATGCGCACCAATATTTCTAACACTTCCTTTTTGATACAGACATGCTTCAGGACATCTTTACGTtctggcttccatatccttttccttggtgaatactgaCACGAAGCATTCATTTGGAACCTTACTCATTATTTCCACTGATTATCCTTTTGATCCCTGAGGGGATCTATTCTTTCCTTAGCAAATCTTTTTTCTTCTATCATACTTAAAATTCTCTTTAGACCTACTTTCCAAGGTGATTTCAGTGATCAAAACCATTTTGGGGCAT
Coding sequences within it:
- the LOC140734779 gene encoding adiponectin receptor protein 2-like — its product is MLSQEKQCNTPSSELNEVNPLMNHDCDLLDNNTETEETETVEEEGFMSIAPLLQAHHAMEKMEEFVHKVWEGRWRVIPHDVLPDWLKDNDYLLHGHRPPMPSFRACLRSIFRIHTETLNIWTHLIGCLFFLGLGIFYMFRPNISFVAPVQEKVVFGAFFLGAILCLCFSWLFHTFYCHSENVSRVFSKLDYSGIALLIMGSFVPWLYYSFYCNPQPCFIYLLVVCVLGITAIIVSQWDYFATPQYRGVRAGVFVGLGLSGVVPTLHFMISEGFFRAATIGQIGWLFLMAALYITGAALYAARIPERFFPGKCDIWFHSHQLFHVLVVAGAFVHFHGVSNLQEFRHGVGGGCTDNDLL